A single window of Salvelinus namaycush isolate Seneca chromosome 11, SaNama_1.0, whole genome shotgun sequence DNA harbors:
- the LOC120055914 gene encoding corticoliberin-1-like, with translation MKVNVFVFAVALLGAFQPRYECRAIETPRAVHPSHNLQAELQQQLPILLRLGEEYFIRLDNSNQNSLQSSSPNTAPGAAAPSTTVNRALQLQLTQRLLQGKVGDINRFLNSYANQMGDSMEIGKRSGPGEEPPISLDLTFHLLREVLEMARAEQLAQQANSNRKMMDIFGK, from the coding sequence ATGAAGGTGAATGTCTTCGTTTTCGCCGTGGCTCTACTTGGTGCCTTCCAACCTCGCTATGAATGTAGAGCTATTGAAACCCCCCGGGCGGTCCATCCATCCCACAATCTACAGGCGGAGCTGCAACAGCAACTCCCTATTCTTCTGCGACTAGGAGAGGAGTACTTCATTCGGCTAGACAACTCCAATCAAAATTCGCTCCAGTCCTCCTCGCCGAACACAGCTCCTGGAGCTGCTGCGCCCTCAACAACGGTCAACAGGGCTTTACAACTTCAGCTCACGCAGCGCCTTCTACAAGGTAAAGTCGGTGACATCAATCGGTTTCTGAACAGCTACGCTAACCAGATGGGTGATTCCATGGAAATAGGAAAGAGGTCCGGGCCGGGCGAAGAGCCACCGATCTCTTTGGACCTGACGTTCCACCTGCTGAGGGAAGTTCTAGAAATGGCTCGAGCCGAGCAATTAGCACAGCAGGCAAATAGTAACCGAAAAATGATGGACATATTCGGGAAATGA